One segment of Paraburkholderia sp. PREW-6R DNA contains the following:
- a CDS encoding cupin domain-containing protein, translating to MRFQNITPIEYDFGGSRARLLVSGEQSAGSYCMIEIFSPAGRATPNHKHGREDETIHMLDGELDVDIEGTLHTLHAGDTLMLHRGTAHQLINRSGRTARYLVLCAPAGFDEFVASCAERLSAPFDPAPPSEAAKDRMRAAAPKFGITLLPPGAAKG from the coding sequence ATGCGCTTTCAGAACATCACACCAATCGAATACGATTTTGGCGGGTCGCGTGCGCGACTGCTGGTGTCCGGCGAGCAGTCCGCCGGATCGTACTGCATGATCGAAATCTTCTCGCCGGCAGGCCGTGCCACGCCCAACCACAAGCACGGGCGCGAGGACGAAACGATCCACATGCTGGACGGCGAACTCGATGTCGACATCGAGGGGACGCTGCACACGCTGCACGCGGGTGACACGTTGATGCTGCACAGGGGCACCGCGCATCAACTGATCAACCGTTCGGGGCGCACGGCGCGTTACCTCGTGTTGTGTGCTCCGGCAGGTTTCGACGAATTCGTCGCAAGTTGTGCCGAGCGGTTGTCCGCGCCGTTCGATCCCGCGCCGCCGAGCGAAGCCGCGAAAGACAGGATGCGCGCGGCGGCGCCGAAGTTCGGCATTACGCTTCTGCCGCCGGGTGCCGCGAAGGGCTGA
- a CDS encoding Hsp20/alpha crystallin family protein, which yields MSITRHTIMWEAAIDALQRAERLHRQFFRLAGQRSRVPVWEPPIEVFERDGLLVIVVALPGVSPDQVILSLEGSALVVTAERTLPHVAAGGAVHCLEIPYGRFERHIQLPAGRYRLARRDSENGCLLLDFERLD from the coding sequence GTGTCCATCACCCGCCATACCATCATGTGGGAAGCCGCCATCGACGCGCTGCAACGCGCCGAGCGCTTGCACCGGCAGTTTTTCCGGCTCGCGGGGCAGCGCTCGCGTGTACCCGTGTGGGAGCCGCCAATCGAGGTGTTCGAACGTGATGGGCTGCTGGTGATCGTGGTCGCACTGCCCGGCGTGTCGCCCGATCAGGTGATCCTCAGCCTGGAGGGCTCCGCGCTCGTCGTGACCGCGGAGAGGACGTTGCCTCATGTGGCGGCCGGCGGTGCGGTCCACTGCCTCGAAATTCCGTATGGCCGCTTTGAGCGGCATATCCAGCTGCCTGCGGGGCGTTATCGCCTCGCGCGGCGCGACTCGGAAAACGGTTGCCTGCTGCTGGACTTCGAACGGCTGGATTGA
- a CDS encoding LysR substrate-binding domain-containing protein: MKNLSQFLNFAAVGRHGSFARAARELSLAPSSVAKSIARLEQELGVRLFHRTTRSVQMTAEGQTLFARCSRLLDEIDALDLHSVADAGAPTGVLRVGAPIGYGTRVVLPVLTALQRRYPALEADLRLSDEQVDLVREGLDAVIRFGTLNDSSMIARQFDSQPLVLCASPDYLAAHPKIRGVGDLTHHAVVAFRMPTSGRERPLEFIDRGEPVTITPKTRFRISHGEALVNAAVQSAGVVQIPEFMARRYLDSGALQELLPHCRPAPLPVNVIVPGSRTRPARVEALVTALMNLRAD, translated from the coding sequence ATGAAAAACCTCAGCCAGTTCCTCAACTTCGCCGCGGTCGGGCGGCATGGCAGCTTTGCGCGCGCCGCCCGCGAACTGAGTCTCGCGCCTTCGTCGGTGGCAAAAAGCATTGCGCGACTCGAACAGGAACTCGGCGTCCGGCTCTTTCATCGCACGACACGCTCGGTGCAGATGACGGCGGAAGGTCAGACGCTCTTCGCCCGATGTTCGCGCCTGCTCGACGAAATCGATGCGCTCGATCTGCACAGCGTCGCGGACGCCGGCGCACCCACCGGCGTGCTGCGCGTCGGCGCGCCGATCGGTTACGGCACACGGGTAGTGTTGCCGGTGCTCACCGCGTTGCAGCGGCGCTATCCCGCGCTGGAAGCCGATCTTCGGCTATCAGACGAACAGGTTGATCTCGTCAGGGAAGGACTCGACGCGGTCATTCGCTTCGGTACGTTGAACGATTCGAGCATGATTGCGCGCCAGTTCGATTCGCAGCCGCTGGTTCTGTGCGCGAGCCCGGACTACCTTGCCGCCCACCCGAAGATTCGCGGCGTCGGCGATCTGACGCATCATGCAGTGGTCGCGTTCAGGATGCCGACCAGCGGCCGCGAACGGCCACTCGAATTTATCGACCGCGGCGAGCCTGTCACCATCACGCCGAAGACGCGCTTCCGTATCAGTCATGGTGAAGCGCTGGTCAACGCGGCGGTTCAAAGCGCCGGCGTCGTGCAAATACCGGAATTCATGGCGCGCCGCTACCTCGATAGCGGCGCGCTGCAGGAACTGCTGCCGCATTGCCGCCCGGCTCCGCTGCCCGTCAATGTGATCGTGCCGGGATCGCGAACCCGGCCTGCGCGTGTCGAAGCGCTGGTCACCGCGTTGATGAACCTGCGCGCAGATTAG
- a CDS encoding SET domain-containing protein-lysine N-methyltransferase, translated as MRRVIVRQSSIHGKGVFAMLPLAAGERVLRYKGEITTWRDAVRRHRREGVEGHTFLFGLSDGRVIDGSRGGNSARWLNHACAPNCEAIEDAGRIFIHTLRRIKAGEELFIEYFLATESAPDDDLRAQYACRCAAACCRHSMLAEAD; from the coding sequence ATGCGTCGCGTGATCGTCAGGCAGTCTTCAATTCACGGCAAAGGCGTGTTCGCCATGTTGCCGCTCGCGGCAGGTGAACGCGTCCTTCGATACAAGGGCGAAATCACGACGTGGCGCGACGCCGTTCGACGGCACCGGCGCGAAGGCGTCGAAGGGCATACATTTCTGTTCGGCCTTTCCGACGGGCGCGTGATCGACGGTAGCCGCGGCGGTAATAGCGCGCGCTGGCTGAATCATGCCTGCGCGCCGAACTGCGAAGCGATCGAAGACGCGGGCCGCATCTTCATTCATACGCTGCGCAGGATCAAAGCCGGCGAGGAACTGTTCATCGAGTATTTTCTCGCCACCGAATCCGCGCCCGACGACGATCTTCGTGCGCAGTACGCATGCCGCTGCGCGGCAGCGTGCTGTCGTCACTCGATGCTCGCGGAAGCGGACTAA
- a CDS encoding NnrU family protein, producing the protein MGSISAVVAAAVAFVGSHFLLSHPLRGPVVRMVGERGFQIVYSLVAFVTLGWMVTAYLRAPLTAPLWDVGNGIWVIVTVVMLIAAILLLGSLIRNPAMPTGGQPAALPERASGVFAVTRHPMMWAFALWGLCHIAVFPVGKNIVVAAAITVLALGGAALQDRKKERLQSDFWREWESKTSYLPFAAILAGRARLGGFGLHALLGGLVVWLAATWAHIPLAGWAAGIWRWL; encoded by the coding sequence ATGGGAAGCATCAGCGCAGTGGTGGCGGCCGCAGTCGCCTTCGTGGGTAGTCACTTCCTTTTGTCGCACCCGCTGCGGGGACCGGTGGTTCGGATGGTCGGCGAGCGGGGCTTTCAGATCGTGTATTCCCTCGTGGCGTTCGTCACGCTCGGCTGGATGGTGACCGCCTACCTGAGGGCGCCGCTTACGGCGCCGCTCTGGGACGTCGGCAACGGCATCTGGGTGATCGTCACCGTGGTCATGCTGATCGCCGCGATTCTGCTGCTGGGCTCGCTGATCCGCAATCCCGCCATGCCGACCGGCGGCCAGCCTGCCGCGTTGCCCGAACGGGCAAGCGGTGTGTTCGCGGTGACGCGCCACCCGATGATGTGGGCGTTCGCGCTATGGGGCCTGTGTCATATCGCGGTGTTCCCGGTCGGCAAGAACATCGTTGTCGCAGCGGCGATCACCGTCCTGGCACTCGGCGGCGCAGCGTTGCAGGATCGGAAAAAGGAGCGGCTGCAGTCCGATTTCTGGCGCGAATGGGAATCGAAGACCAGCTATCTGCCATTCGCAGCGATCCTCGCCGGCCGCGCCAGGCTCGGCGGCTTCGGTCTGCACGCACTGCTCGGCGGCCTCGTCGTGTGGCTCGCGGCCACCTGGGCACACATTCCGCTTGCCGGATGGGCTGCCGGCATCTGGCGCTGGCTGTGA